CGCTTAAGTCTGTTTTTCCAATCGAGTTTTAAGGACAAGGCTGCGGTCTAAGTAATACTTTCTCTTTTACTCTTCTGTTTGTTAATGTTCCTCTTTGCTGAGACAGAATTCATTTACAATTTTTCGAAGTTCTTACAATGGTTTCTTATGCTTTTTTGTTGAGATTGTGAATGATGGCGGCGTCCGTAGGCGTGAGTCTTGGCCTCTTAGGCTACTTGTTTGGTCGAAGTCGACGTGTTTGATTAGGTCGCTGATTCCGTTCGGCTAATAGTCTAACATTTAGTATACTTGAAGATATCGTAATCGTAAATTGTACATTAtcttaatgtaaaaaaatacaaaatacacaAAGTTGTagaattaaaatcaattaaagtAAAACAATTTTTAGGAGGGATGTACATCAAATACATGTTTAATTATTGTCTTGGGTGGGTCTGAAACTAAATGAGGTTGTAAGTACTACAAGACAATAAATTATCCAAATAAAGATCTGGGGGGTcttaattattcttttttcttAAACGTCAAAAAAGTTGATCTTACCAAAGCGAAAGAACGATCCCTCCTTGCGTACAAGCGAACTCTTATCGACAGGGAGATAGAGATAGAGAACCCGAGAGACGTGGGTTACATATGTATAGAGAGATGGAAGGGAGCTCGTGGCGGCGTCTGGCATTCTTAGCTTCGATTTCTCTGCACTTCGTCTTAGGTTCGTCTTTCTCCAGATCTACCTGATTCTATTTTTCCAAGGCCTTAGATTTTTCCCCAATTCTCCTTGTCAGTATTCTATTGAATCATCGGATTAATGTTCGTTTGAGActttttaggttttgaattCGCGAGATTTATGTCTAATTCAGCTGAACTTGGCTCTTTCcagatttcatatttttgatctCTGTTTCATTTGGTCACATCTTGTTTCGTTcgcgatgaggattcaaacaTGTAGATAGAAAGattgtgtgtgtatatatcTGTTAGTAGATCTTGAGCAACTAAACTCCACGGATATGCTCAAATTTGTTagttaagacaaaaaaaaaacatgagttcATGTGGTTTTGTGTGGCTATAGTTTTGATGGGTTGATGATTTGAATAGCTTGTCTTCGAAACCTGCTTTCTTTTCTCGGAggagattgtttttttttttttggtttcttgcAACTACCATCATGGTTATGGTTTCATGGTGATGCTGCATTTGAGTAATGCGATAAATTGACTGAAACTTTTTTCATGTTTATAGTTCTTAAGATATTTCTAGAAATGACCATTATGTTCCTTAAAATAAGTAAAGCAAATTCTGTTTAGTGATTTGTTGCAATTGATGTTCTTCTCTGTTGGAGTTTGTTTCTCCTTGCAAACTATTTGAGGATACGATAGCTCTTGAAAGCACGAACATtgatttttccttacatgcatTACTAAGAAGGCATCTATTAAGTCTTTTTGATATGATATTATTTCCAGGtctatcaggtgattccaaGAATACAAATAAGGCAGAGTCCCACACTTCTTCCAGCAGAACAGGCACAAAAGTAATCCTCGTACTGCTCGGATTCGTGGCTGTAGCTATGTTCTCCTTCTTTCTATACAAGCTATggcagaagaagaaaagagacgAGCAGTATGCTCGATTGTTGAAGCTTttcgaggaagatgatgaactGGAGGTTGAGCTAGGCCTtcgagattaaaaaaaaattacaagctATCGACAAAATGCGAGAGGTATATTTGTTTGTGTTGGCTTGGTTTTTTCCGTGTAAGATAAATTATAGGTATTAAGATGGATCAGAACATGTCTTTGGTTAAAGTTTTACTTTCAAGTGATCTTATGTTTGTTATTGACATGCTTTTATCTTGgtgaaatatataataaatgcaCACGAAATTTAATTATATCTCTACTTTGACAAGTAAAAATGATGTTGCAGTGGAATCAATGTTGGGCTTCAAACATTATGAAACAAAAGGTTACATGATTCAGAAcgagattacaaatcataaacaccATTATTAAGATTATTACCCACTGGTTAATGGTAGTAATCTCTGCTAGCCaacaaaaagtttcaaaaataaagaataaacttAATGACCGAAAAAGAATTAATTGAAGTGTCTCATCAAACGTTAGAACATTATCACCTCGCAGATAGATAGTGACAGGATTTGCTCTGTCCACACGACCATGCCATGGTTTCTCTGTCCgaagcagagaaaaaaaaaagaaatcatctCTCGTGTAGAAATCTTTATTGTCCAG
This genomic interval from Brassica napus cultivar Da-Ae chromosome A6, Da-Ae, whole genome shotgun sequence contains the following:
- the BNAA06G05550D gene encoding uncharacterized protein BNAA06G05550D is translated as MYREMEGSSWRRLAFLASISLHFVLGLSGDSKNTNKAESHTSSSRTGTKVILVLLGFVAVAMFSFFLYKLWQKKKRDEQYARLLKLFEEDDELEVELGLRD